In the Leptospira sp. WS4.C2 genome, one interval contains:
- a CDS encoding FliG C-terminal domain-containing protein gives MKTPSGPNKAALAYQILGRYLPDEVFSHLSDSEIESLLLKVESNPSPTKGQEKDILLSFTRFLQKKGNQGNSRNPNQSGSDGLSGYTNNNNHPVRPGQGGTSGGGYTNSAYSSKPAGKTEPAFGNSPIDSGFTNNNYNPQSQTGGGKYAHNEHPDTNELYSLLQEILKEEDSKSGVPLWPELPTYSLEMLRNLTMDETSEVVARILSFSDPETASEVLAEYPENHREDIILALSEIDYHSDRERDQLERFLRFKMELIQKKMPVSKIRSRKAKTAGEILTRLPFLPSQNLIERIQKKSPEYAETIVEHYFRLEDLLHLGRTSLTRFFSEIHPLVLACALKGVETDFRDQVYSNLESWLVKEIKIEWDSLGPVSLAEIEEAQKGILDRLREAMDEGKVKLWRLK, from the coding sequence ATGAAAACTCCGTCCGGACCCAATAAAGCCGCCCTTGCCTACCAGATCTTAGGTCGCTATTTACCGGATGAAGTGTTCTCTCATTTGAGTGATTCCGAAATTGAGTCCCTCCTCTTAAAGGTAGAGTCCAACCCATCCCCAACTAAGGGTCAGGAAAAAGACATTCTACTCTCCTTTACAAGGTTCCTCCAAAAAAAAGGAAACCAAGGGAACTCACGAAACCCGAACCAGTCAGGCAGCGACGGGTTGAGCGGATATACGAATAACAACAATCATCCTGTTCGTCCGGGCCAGGGTGGAACCTCCGGCGGGGGTTATACGAATAGCGCATATTCCTCCAAACCAGCGGGGAAAACCGAACCCGCATTCGGAAATTCACCTATCGATAGCGGTTTTACGAATAACAACTATAATCCCCAATCCCAGACTGGGGGCGGGAAATATGCGCATAACGAACATCCAGATACGAATGAATTGTATTCCCTGCTCCAAGAAATCTTAAAAGAGGAGGATTCTAAGTCGGGTGTTCCGCTTTGGCCCGAACTTCCGACTTATTCTTTGGAAATGCTCCGCAATCTGACTATGGACGAAACCTCCGAGGTTGTGGCCAGAATTCTTAGTTTTTCTGATCCGGAAACGGCTTCTGAAGTTTTGGCAGAATATCCGGAAAACCACAGAGAAGATATCATTTTAGCCCTTTCCGAAATCGATTATCATTCGGACCGGGAAAGGGACCAATTGGAGCGATTTCTCCGGTTCAAAATGGAACTCATTCAGAAAAAAATGCCGGTTTCCAAGATTCGCAGCCGCAAGGCAAAAACAGCGGGGGAAATTCTCACTCGACTTCCTTTTTTACCCTCTCAAAATTTAATTGAACGAATTCAGAAAAAAAGCCCAGAATATGCCGAAACTATAGTAGAACACTACTTTCGTTTGGAAGACCTCCTTCATTTAGGAAGGACGAGCCTCACTCGGTTCTTTTCTGAGATCCATCCTCTTGTCCTTGCCTGTGCATTGAAAGGAGTGGAGACAGATTTTCGTGATCAAGTATATTCCAATTTGGAATCTTGGCTTGTGAAAGAAATTAAGATCGAATGGGATTC
- a CDS encoding 7TM diverse intracellular signaling domain-containing protein produces MGKIMKCIQFGFVFFIYAFLFSSCNFGSSPEAVKGYLELPFSYVKDNKKLSTGGEWEFYWGEVYSESLFEKIKEPSKTYVKVPSSWNSYRPEGEGGDGFAVFRLTLKIPDPKIRYYLRVQPATSSYELYINRQKIASSGKVGTDELSVIPKYQIQYVSFQPEDYEQEILLVVSNFHHARGGYRKPIEIGTKEVIQNESLIYSAGEVFVFGAMLTMALYQLTVFLFRREEKSSLFFSLFCLFTGLRLVVLDNYYIVYAFPDFSWHWMQVLDYISAPLLVCFFLGYLKSLFPGKSEVPKWMLYSCWSITACYVSFVVLTDAKLFTKTNIFSQVVILFFSVCSFYVILKIYRQRKRDSSLVFYGSLLLMLGSTHDLMAGNYWFQSQPFMPFSLFVFFLFQSILLARRNARFYSSMDTLTTELIEVNNRLESSNQVYAKFVPLRLIELFSQHSKARVKRGDFIVKQMSILSSDIRDFTAISETLSPEETFLFLNDYLRQVGPTIRSHNGFIEKYVGDAIFALFERQPEDALSAAIEMHKTTARWNKEGGSHLVAEIQIGVGIHFGELMLGIIGEEQRIESAVLSDSMGVVNSLESMTKKYGAKIIISLDALLELQHPDSYPHRLLDFIKIPAKQKLIGIAQVLVEGVEESFDLKLKTKDQFEDCVNLFWDEEFERAGIGFRAIVGMDPSDKAAKLYLERTELYAQNGPPPGFGKGFLA; encoded by the coding sequence ATGGGAAAAATAATGAAGTGCATCCAATTCGGTTTTGTATTTTTTATTTATGCATTTTTATTTTCATCCTGTAATTTTGGTTCTTCTCCCGAGGCAGTGAAAGGATATTTAGAACTTCCTTTTTCTTATGTGAAAGATAACAAAAAACTTTCTACCGGTGGCGAATGGGAATTCTATTGGGGAGAAGTTTACAGTGAAAGTTTATTTGAGAAAATAAAGGAACCAAGTAAAACTTATGTTAAAGTCCCCTCTTCTTGGAATTCTTACCGACCGGAAGGAGAAGGTGGAGATGGTTTTGCTGTATTTCGGCTAACCTTAAAAATTCCTGATCCAAAAATTCGTTATTATCTGCGAGTCCAACCGGCAACGAGCTCTTATGAACTTTATATCAACCGTCAAAAAATCGCAAGTTCTGGAAAGGTGGGAACAGATGAACTGAGTGTCATTCCCAAATACCAAATCCAATATGTATCCTTCCAACCAGAAGATTACGAACAAGAAATACTCCTTGTGGTTAGCAATTTTCATCATGCTCGTGGTGGGTACAGAAAACCAATCGAAATTGGTACCAAAGAAGTCATTCAAAACGAATCATTAATTTATTCTGCGGGTGAAGTATTTGTATTTGGTGCCATGTTGACCATGGCTCTCTACCAACTAACAGTTTTTCTTTTTCGCAGAGAAGAAAAAAGTTCTCTTTTCTTCTCTTTGTTTTGCCTGTTTACTGGACTGCGACTTGTTGTCCTCGATAACTACTATATTGTTTATGCATTTCCAGATTTTTCCTGGCACTGGATGCAAGTATTAGATTACATTTCAGCCCCTCTACTTGTTTGTTTTTTCTTAGGATATTTGAAGAGTTTATTTCCTGGTAAGTCGGAAGTTCCTAAGTGGATGTTATACTCTTGTTGGAGTATTACTGCTTGTTATGTTTCCTTTGTGGTTTTGACAGATGCCAAACTCTTCACCAAAACAAATATTTTTTCACAAGTGGTAATCTTATTTTTTAGTGTTTGTTCTTTTTATGTGATCCTTAAGATCTATCGCCAGAGAAAGAGAGATAGTAGTTTAGTATTTTATGGATCATTGTTACTTATGCTTGGGTCTACCCACGATTTGATGGCAGGTAATTATTGGTTTCAATCCCAACCTTTTATGCCGTTTTCTCTTTTTGTGTTCTTTTTGTTTCAGAGTATCCTCCTTGCGAGAAGGAATGCCAGGTTTTATTCTTCTATGGACACGTTGACGACTGAGTTAATAGAAGTAAACAATCGGCTTGAATCATCTAACCAGGTATATGCGAAGTTTGTGCCTTTGCGACTCATTGAGTTGTTTTCACAACACTCCAAAGCAAGAGTCAAACGTGGCGATTTTATCGTAAAACAGATGTCCATATTATCTTCAGATATTCGTGATTTTACCGCTATCTCTGAAACTCTAAGCCCTGAAGAAACTTTTCTTTTTTTGAATGATTATTTGCGCCAAGTGGGGCCTACCATCAGGTCCCATAATGGATTTATTGAAAAGTATGTGGGTGATGCTATCTTTGCTTTGTTCGAGAGGCAACCAGAAGATGCACTATCTGCAGCAATAGAAATGCACAAAACTACTGCAAGGTGGAATAAGGAAGGGGGGTCTCACCTTGTTGCTGAAATTCAGATTGGAGTAGGAATTCATTTTGGAGAACTTATGTTGGGAATTATTGGTGAGGAACAAAGAATTGAGTCTGCTGTCCTCTCTGACTCCATGGGTGTTGTCAATTCTTTAGAATCCATGACCAAAAAGTATGGTGCTAAAATTATCATAAGCCTTGATGCATTACTCGAATTACAACATCCAGATTCTTATCCACATCGATTGTTAGATTTTATTAAGATTCCAGCCAAACAAAAGTTAATTGGAATTGCTCAAGTTCTGGTTGAGGGTGTGGAAGAATCTTTTGATTTAAAGTTAAAAACTAAAGATCAGTTTGAAGACTGCGTGAATTTATTTTGGGATGAGGAGTTTGAAAGGGCAGGGATAGGATTTCGGGCGATTGTTGGAATGGATCCTTCCGACAAAGCAGCAAAATTGTATCTGGAACGCACGGAATTGTATGCGCAAAACGGCCCACCACCCGGTTTTGGAAAGGGATTTTTGGCATAA
- a CDS encoding adenylate/guanylate cyclase domain-containing protein, with the protein MTRHTLIYLSIAFLATACRMVAPSPKIESGELDLQKFPFELGAAMALQGDWKFFPGQLDVPEDAKPPTHLPVPSLWNQIPLRSGLMDGKGYGTYVLDIQLPEENQIYSVYLPEARTSFKLMAGNRSLLSGVPGLTKESTTPSAQGQSFTIVTKDHLQIRIEVSNFHHKEGGLPNAPVFGLAESVQNYILAQSTVDLALTGAIFMFGLYHFVLFFYRKKQREAFYFGFFCLVFAARIPFIGSKTIYAMFPNIPWELVIYVEYASVFVLGILFLWFVDGLFPRFIDTKIILYFSAYVQFMLVYGLIIKPEVYTQFEMIFQILGILYAVFLGIRLSQMVIKGLPEAGIFFLGYLVLFVGFVYDVFLAYSGEGESILSQIAVFLFFGVQSTIVTLRTARNFHKKLLLKEEFETINEQFILTNRFYAKFIPRDFLTHLDKESIEEVRLGDSSEREMTILFADIWEYWDIIYSIPLENRMLFTNSYLGRIGPCVRKNNGFIDKYIGSAIMALFDGGIQNSIKAAEDIQWELEKYNERRKTFGYLPLHAGIGIHSGDTMLGILGEEERFESTVISDTVNLSSRIQGLTKKYGARILVSLTSLMLHEDLDTIPYRILDFVRVKGKQEAVMIAEVLIPDIDTISNKKIENKETFEAGIFDYERADFVSALEKFRAVFANNPEDLAAQIYIERCEYYQTAGVSGDWDGVSAWEK; encoded by the coding sequence ATGACCCGTCATACATTAATTTATCTCTCCATTGCATTTTTGGCAACGGCTTGTCGTATGGTTGCTCCCTCACCTAAAATCGAATCGGGTGAATTGGATTTGCAAAAATTTCCTTTTGAGTTGGGGGCTGCTATGGCTCTCCAGGGGGATTGGAAATTTTTCCCCGGACAATTGGATGTTCCAGAAGATGCAAAACCACCCACCCATCTTCCTGTTCCTTCCCTTTGGAACCAAATACCGCTTAGATCGGGGCTTATGGACGGTAAAGGATATGGGACCTATGTCCTAGACATTCAACTTCCAGAAGAAAATCAGATTTATTCCGTTTATTTACCAGAAGCTAGGACCTCTTTTAAATTGATGGCAGGTAACAGAAGTTTGTTGTCTGGTGTCCCTGGTCTTACAAAAGAATCTACGACACCGAGTGCCCAAGGTCAAAGTTTTACGATTGTAACAAAGGACCACCTTCAAATCCGGATAGAGGTAAGTAACTTTCATCACAAAGAAGGAGGGCTTCCTAATGCACCTGTCTTTGGTCTTGCAGAAAGTGTTCAAAATTATATTTTAGCTCAAAGTACTGTGGATTTAGCATTAACGGGTGCTATCTTTATGTTTGGTTTATACCATTTCGTTTTATTCTTTTATAGAAAAAAACAGAGAGAGGCTTTTTATTTCGGTTTTTTCTGTTTGGTATTTGCAGCAAGGATACCTTTCATCGGAAGTAAAACTATTTATGCCATGTTTCCTAATATCCCTTGGGAATTGGTGATTTATGTGGAGTATGCATCAGTTTTTGTTCTGGGGATTTTGTTTTTATGGTTTGTTGATGGTCTTTTCCCTCGTTTTATTGATACTAAAATCATTTTATACTTTAGCGCCTACGTACAGTTTATGTTAGTTTATGGTTTGATCATCAAACCTGAAGTATACACTCAATTTGAAATGATTTTTCAAATATTGGGTATACTTTACGCAGTTTTTTTGGGAATTCGATTGTCTCAAATGGTAATAAAGGGCCTACCGGAAGCCGGAATTTTCTTTTTAGGGTATTTGGTTTTATTTGTTGGGTTTGTTTATGATGTTTTCCTCGCTTATAGTGGGGAAGGGGAATCTATTTTATCTCAAATAGCGGTTTTCTTATTTTTCGGAGTTCAGTCCACTATTGTTACACTTCGTACGGCAAGAAATTTCCATAAAAAACTTTTATTAAAAGAAGAGTTTGAAACTATCAATGAGCAGTTTATTTTAACAAACCGATTCTATGCAAAGTTTATCCCTCGAGATTTTTTAACCCACCTTGACAAAGAAAGTATCGAAGAAGTTCGGTTAGGTGACAGTAGTGAAAGGGAGATGACTATTTTATTCGCTGATATCTGGGAATATTGGGATATCATTTATTCTATACCTCTTGAAAATAGAATGTTATTTACCAATTCTTATTTGGGCCGGATCGGGCCATGTGTTCGCAAAAATAATGGCTTTATTGATAAATACATTGGAAGTGCTATCATGGCATTGTTTGATGGAGGAATTCAAAATTCAATCAAAGCCGCTGAAGATATCCAATGGGAATTAGAAAAGTACAATGAACGTAGGAAAACTTTTGGGTATTTGCCACTACATGCTGGAATTGGGATTCATTCAGGGGATACCATGCTTGGAATTTTGGGAGAAGAAGAAAGATTCGAATCAACTGTAATTTCGGATACAGTCAATCTTTCGAGTCGTATTCAGGGCCTAACGAAAAAATATGGGGCAAGGATTCTTGTTAGTTTAACATCACTTATGTTGCATGAAGATTTGGATACAATTCCCTATCGAATTTTGGATTTTGTGCGAGTGAAGGGAAAACAAGAAGCAGTGATGATTGCCGAGGTTTTGATTCCAGATATTGATACGATTTCTAATAAAAAAATTGAAAATAAGGAAACGTTTGAAGCGGGGATTTTTGATTACGAACGCGCTGATTTTGTCTCCGCCTTGGAAAAATTTCGCGCAGTATTTGCAAACAATCCTGAAGATTTGGCGGCACAAATTTATATTGAAAGATGTGAGTATTACCAAACTGCGGGAGTGAGTGGAGACTGGGATGGGGTTTCTGCATGGGAAAAATAA